The genomic region ggacctttaaatagttatatttgaaaatatattggaGTTCACTTATTAGAAGGTTATTTGCGGAGTTATGTTTTATAAAGATTTGATTAAATACTTACAATTCTGTCACATCCTCCAGGACCATGTCTGAGATAAGAGTGAAGGACTAATGCCAacataattaaaacagaaaGGAGCCAAATCTACAAACTGTACCACAAATACAAAAGATGGATACTTCTATCTGAACCTTGATGAAAAAAGTTTGAGCTAAATCTACTTTTTCCATATGAAGACTAGTACCTATTTATATATACTAGTTTACTTATCTCTACATCTTATGAGTTGCAGTTTGGGTTAGATGCGTGTAGTGATGCAGTAAGCTAAACAAATGTTTGGTTGGCTAAACACATACCCTGTTGattgattagtcgactaaaaaggggatgtgagcaaaagctctcaaaactactGCGTATCTCtttgtatctgacccaaactgcactcacaagtcTACACTTGCAGGGGGAATTCAGGCCAAAATagctatttatgcagaaaaaagtacttggAAACAATgtacactgcctgaccaaaaaaagtcaccacctggatttaactgagcaaataggtacgagcctcctgcagttggtcaggtctaggttcagcaacagtctgtgctcaaagaatgaggtcagctgacacctgaatatactgaatgaccaggttattccatcaatggattttttcttccctgatggcaccggcatattccaagatgacaatgccaggattcatcaggctcaaattgtgaaagagtggttcaggagcatgagacatcattttcaaacatggattgtccaccacagagtccagaccttaaccccattgagaatctttgggatgtgatggagaaggtgaaaaatgaatacatcactggatggaaataaatcttgtgacattgcagaagcttatcgaaacaatgccacagcaaatgtgtgCCATAATCAAAGTTAAAGGCAACAAAATACCTGAgtgtgtgatcttttttttggtcaggcagtgtatttatatgaagaCAGATTAAGACAGATTAAAGTGAATCATGAGTTCAATCTGactttttgaaatataaaaaacagaaaataacaaaTCCTCAGCTTCCTCACTcattcacttctcctttctaAAATCTGCTCAAATTAAAAGTAACTAGTAACTGGTACTCTGAACAGTCTTTTTCATGTGtaccttttacttaagtacttgtacttaactacatttgtagccatataactgtacttttacttggagTACAAATTCGCAGTACTCTTTCCACCTCGGTCTGATCATGCTCTAAGGATACTGACAAAATCATCAAAGCCCAGCAGAGTCCCGACTATCTCTTTGTCCGTTTTCATGACGATGTGAATCCTGGAGCCGATGCACTTGTCCACCAGCTctgaaaatacaatataaaacgTGATTATTTTCTCCTGCtattaataaaaatactacaTACATTTAACTACAATGAGATGCATTTACGCTCTTTTAAAAGGCTTTAGCTCACCGCATTTTCTGTACAACTCACAGCCAACTGCAGAAATCATGAATGAAGTTACATAGCAAACATGAAGCTAACTCTGAGAGCAAACACCACtaatatgtctttaaaaataataGCTACAATATTTATGTGAGGATATTAGATCTGTCTAGTTTATGTAACAAAATACTGGAAATATATCAATGGGTTACTATGAATAAATGATTGAATTTCTTGCACAAACCGAGCGGGAGCAGCTGTGAGGGGTTCGTGGTCGCCATTTTTGAATTGCGATGCACAAAGACAGTAGCAATCGAGCCcagagcgaaagagagaaagagagaggaaagcgTAATCAACCACCGATATTTCCAGCATCgatcatatttttgtatgatttaagtatatatgtatgtatgttttatatatatatatatatatatatatatatatatatatatatatatatatatatatatatatatatatatatatatatatatatatatatatatatatatatatatatatatatatatatatatatatatgattctcagccccaaacccacctatacatacctctcctttgaaagcctcgcactctccattacgtgccccaattggaaaaaccaaaaagctgttatatttataataatttatcgacctcctggtccatatgccgacttcctgacagagttttctgatttcatttcaagtttagttttgaattgggaaaggattgttatagttggagatttcaacatacatgtagataacggcagtgattgcctcagtaatgcttttggcgcgctcctggatgggatcggtttcacccagagtgtgaataagccgactcactgtcacaatcacactctagatctcgttctaacctacggtattgagattaatgatctagttgtccttcctcaaaaccctatactctctgaccatttcttaattacctttcaatttatactaaaagactatccagccccgcagaaaaaaaaactataatgaaaagaacattatcagataaatcggttacagagtttaaagaaattattgagccattactaaaagatatgtcatgtgacaatgagaataattttaatccaattgtcactgatcagttggttgacagaacaatgctcaccttaaaatctgctctcgatgttgtcgctccgctaaaacagaaaagcattaaaccaagacctccggctccatggtacacgttacagctcaggacactcaaacaacatgtaagacgcacaaagaagctttggcgccgctcgcgctctgagcagtctctgaaggcatggaagctctgcctgctcacttataaggccgctctgtgGAAAGCCCGaacaaatctaatagaagtaaacaaaaataaccccagatttctgttcagcactgtagccaggctgacaaactcccacactgctaatgagtctcttatcccctcgaacattagttgtgatgactttcttcacttcttcgattacaaaattacaaccattagagactaaatcaacaaagctactcctaaaatcagctctgagcaaatccagtctgtaataccaatatcccacatagatcctctaataatattagataaatttactcctgttgatgaggtggagattacctcagccatcatgtcgtccaaaccatccacctgtatgctcgaccctattccactcagactcctcaaagaagccctccccctaataatagattccatccataacataataaatatgtcattagaaaatggctacgttcctcggtcctttaagtatgctgtgattaaactccttttgaaaaaacctaacctaaatcctgatgaactagccaactatagacctatctctaatcttcccttcctctcaaaaattctagaacgagtggtggtgaatcagctctgccgccacctgcaggacaataatatatttgaaaaatttcaatctggattcagagctcaccacagcacagagactgcactgcttaaagtaacaaatgatttactactagctgctgataacgggctggcttcagtcctggtcctactggacctcagtgcagcgtttgacaccattgatcacaacattctactgcagaggttagaatgtgacattggaatcagagggaccgccctcaaatggtttaaatcctatctatcagataggtaccagtttgttagtataaaccagagcacctcttcctgttctaaagtagcctgtggtggtccacaaggatctgtgcttggtccaatcctatttactctgtatatgttgccattgggtaacattatcagaaaacatggcattaattttcactgctatgctgatgacactcagctgtacttatcaatgaaaccaaatcagactgtccaaatagataaactcagtgcctgtgtgaaggacatcaaaaccgggatgaccttgaattacctgctcttaaatcctgaaaaaacagaggtcattgtcattggtcccaaaggtcaaagagacaacttcaataaaaaaaaaaaggctgaagACTGTCCAAATGCAATATTCAGCTTGGGTAAGTACTTACCCCAAGTGTTCTGCTGGGTCATGGAAATAataaggacttcagggatcggcctcctgctggtgcccagagtcaggactaaacatggggaatcagcgtttaaattttatgcagctaaaacttggaacagtcttcctgaagatgtgagacaggcctctactttgacaatgtttaaatccagactcaaaacagttctgtttagctgtgcatatgactgacaggtttttattctgcactcttctcttttaatattgattttatgatgattatttgtgattatttatgtttgatttgtgtgattttaatgtctttcttattctgtaaagcactttgaattaccttgtgtacgaattgtgctatacaaataaacttgccttgccttgcctaataataataatactaataatactactaatactactactactactattactactactacttctactactactactactactactactactactactactactaataataataata from Periophthalmus magnuspinnatus isolate fPerMag1 chromosome 20, fPerMag1.2.pri, whole genome shotgun sequence harbors:
- the lsm5 gene encoding U6 snRNA-associated Sm-like protein LSm5 isoform X1, with the protein product MATTNPSQLLPLELVDKCIGSRIHIVMKTDKEIVGTLLGFDDFVNMVLEDVTEFEITPEGRRITKLDQILLNGNNITMLIPGGEGPEV